In Candidatus Defluviibacterium haderslevense, the following are encoded in one genomic region:
- a CDS encoding tetratricopeptide repeat protein has protein sequence MQIRLGVLLFFYFCLIACKSDQQKILSTHFSNDYDTLEVLNHRIFEHSNSDSLYIDRAKFYFENEKFDSAIVDIKQAIYLNPKQANYYFYLSDAYLMAYDSKKALAILDTAIVEFPEYIPVFLKKAKLQLILKSHMNAIATLDRVFILDPQNADGYYLAGHILSEMGDTGRAINSYQKAVDLNPDLREAWIQLGDVMTSLNNPLALRYYENAIRLDTSDIETLHNRAYALQKFGKLNEAIFEYKSNISHFPNYELSYYNLALLYSKSDSNDLAITYFTDAIKLNDQEASSYYHRGRCYEKLLKKTEALVDYRKAIELDQNYTEAKKSLSRLEKQNN, from the coding sequence ATGCAGATTCGACTTGGAGTACTTCTTTTTTTTTACTTTTGTTTAATAGCATGCAAATCTGATCAACAAAAAATTCTGAGTACTCATTTTTCCAATGATTATGACACGCTGGAAGTTTTGAATCATCGTATTTTTGAGCATTCAAATTCGGATTCACTTTATATAGATAGAGCAAAATTTTATTTTGAAAACGAAAAATTTGATTCTGCCATTGTCGATATTAAACAGGCAATATATTTAAACCCAAAACAAGCGAATTATTACTTCTATTTATCAGATGCCTATTTGATGGCATATGATTCTAAAAAAGCATTGGCTATTTTAGATACAGCCATCGTTGAATTTCCAGAATATATTCCAGTTTTTTTAAAGAAAGCCAAACTTCAGCTTATTTTGAAATCGCATATGAATGCTATTGCAACTTTGGACAGAGTTTTTATTTTAGATCCACAGAATGCTGACGGGTACTACTTAGCAGGTCATATATTATCTGAAATGGGAGATACTGGTCGTGCTATAAATAGTTACCAAAAAGCGGTAGATTTGAATCCGGATTTAAGAGAAGCATGGATTCAATTGGGAGATGTTATGACTTCTTTAAATAATCCACTTGCCTTAAGATATTATGAAAATGCAATTCGATTGGATACTTCGGATATTGAAACCTTGCATAACCGGGCATATGCGTTGCAGAAATTTGGAAAATTAAACGAAGCGATATTTGAATATAAATCAAATATTAGCCATTTTCCGAATTATGAATTAAGCTATTATAATTTGGCATTATTATATTCAAAATCTGATTCTAATGACCTCGCAATTACATACTTTACCGATGCGATTAAATTAAATGATCAAGAAGCCAGTTCCTATTATCATAGGGGTAGGTGTTATGAAAAATTATTGAAAAAAACTGAAGCTTTAGTGGACTATAGGAAAGCTATTGAATTAGATCAAAATTATACTGAAGCCAAAAAAAGTTTGAGTCGATTGGAAAAACAGAATAATTGA
- a CDS encoding excinuclease ABC subunit C, which translates to MTYEEFKLFATGITTEPGVYRFLDSKGVILYVGKAKNLKNRLNSYFGDKKYITGKTKALTKSAHKIEFTIVETEHDALLLEATLIKKNQPRYNVMLKDGKTYSYICIKNEPFPRVLFTRKIIKDGSVYFGPYTSKFRTEVILELIKGLFPLRSCALNLNPNLIAKNKYKVCLEYHIKNCMGPCEHFESEIQYNERIFQIKNILKGHFKPVKEFIKFQMNKYAETLDFEKAQLWKLKLSAFEDYQSKSTVVSHTIQDVDVFSVASDDETVYINFMKVIQGAINQTITIEATKNLDDDLAKILTLAIQKIREQFNSIAPEIIVPMQVETIENQVSITVPLRGDKKKLLDLSQKNAQYFLMQKKREAMNKTAKQSPAERILTTLKTELSMTSIPLHIECFDNSNIQGTNPVSACVVFKNAKPSKKDYRHYNIKTVVGPNDFASMEEVIYRRYKRLKDEGQTFPQLIIIDGGKGQLSSAMKAIDELQLRNQFTVIGIAKKLEEIYFPDDPVPLHINKKSESLKLIQQLRNEAHRFGITFHRLKRSKSMITSELDQIKGIGTKSTKKLLSHFGSVSNIKTSTMEDITAIVGASMAQKLIEFFNHKSD; encoded by the coding sequence ATGACTTATGAAGAATTCAAACTCTTTGCAACTGGAATAACAACTGAACCTGGTGTTTATAGATTTCTGGATTCTAAAGGTGTGATATTATACGTTGGAAAAGCAAAGAATTTAAAAAACAGGTTAAACTCTTATTTTGGAGATAAAAAATACATAACCGGCAAAACAAAAGCCTTAACAAAATCAGCACATAAAATTGAATTTACAATAGTCGAAACAGAACATGATGCACTACTTCTCGAGGCCACATTAATAAAAAAGAACCAACCTCGATACAATGTTATGTTGAAGGATGGTAAGACATACAGTTACATTTGTATAAAAAATGAACCATTTCCTAGAGTCCTATTCACAAGAAAAATAATTAAAGATGGTAGTGTCTATTTTGGGCCTTACACATCTAAATTTAGAACTGAAGTTATTTTGGAATTGATTAAAGGTTTATTTCCATTAAGATCATGCGCATTAAATTTAAATCCCAATCTAATTGCAAAAAATAAATATAAAGTATGTTTAGAATATCATATTAAAAACTGCATGGGACCATGTGAACATTTCGAATCTGAAATTCAATATAATGAGCGCATTTTTCAAATAAAAAATATTTTAAAAGGGCATTTTAAACCCGTAAAGGAATTCATCAAATTTCAGATGAATAAATATGCTGAGACTCTTGATTTTGAAAAGGCTCAATTATGGAAATTAAAATTATCAGCTTTTGAAGATTATCAGAGTAAATCTACAGTAGTAAGTCATACCATACAGGACGTAGATGTCTTTTCGGTTGCAAGTGATGATGAAACCGTTTATATAAACTTTATGAAAGTTATTCAAGGCGCCATTAATCAAACCATTACCATTGAAGCAACAAAAAATCTTGATGATGATCTTGCCAAAATTTTAACTCTAGCCATTCAAAAAATACGGGAACAATTCAATAGTATAGCTCCCGAAATTATTGTTCCAATGCAAGTTGAAACCATAGAAAATCAGGTAAGCATTACAGTACCATTACGTGGAGACAAGAAAAAACTATTAGATCTTTCACAAAAAAATGCACAGTATTTTTTAATGCAGAAAAAACGTGAGGCAATGAATAAAACTGCAAAACAATCTCCTGCAGAACGAATTCTTACAACACTTAAAACAGAATTAAGTATGACTAGCATTCCATTGCATATTGAGTGTTTTGATAATTCTAATATACAAGGTACAAATCCAGTTTCTGCTTGTGTAGTATTCAAAAATGCCAAACCATCCAAGAAGGATTATCGGCATTATAATATTAAAACGGTTGTTGGACCAAACGACTTTGCGTCTATGGAAGAAGTTATTTACAGAAGATATAAAAGATTAAAAGATGAAGGACAAACCTTTCCACAGTTAATCATTATCGATGGCGGCAAAGGTCAATTATCTTCAGCCATGAAAGCCATAGATGAACTCCAATTAAGAAATCAATTTACAGTTATAGGAATAGCAAAAAAACTTGAAGAAATTTATTTTCCTGATGATCCAGTTCCCTTACATATAAATAAAAAATCCGAATCTCTAAAACTTATTCAACAACTTAGAAATGAAGCCCATAGATTTGGAATTACATTTCATCGCTTAAAAAGATCGAAATCAATGATTACTTCTGAACTTGATCAAATAAAGGGAATTGGTACTAAATCAACTAAAAAATTACTAAGCCATTTTGGTAGCGTATCAAATATCAAAACAAGTACAATGGAAGATATAACTGCGATTGTTGGTGCAAGTATGGCACAAAAATTAATTGAATTTTTCAATCACAAATCAGATTAA
- a CDS encoding ABC transporter permease, protein MNKINLIINREYLTRVKNKKFILTTLLTPLGFLLFFVVVGVIFSYESKKNYRVVVSDQSTVELTLPTNTKRFEFSTSNEPLDSLKAKFQRNELDAILVLPRFAGADVKNYTAYYYSDKPLDIEMESRLNKYLATGMRNHKIKILNLNNSELDKLETEITIDPEPISPDVSDKSSYTSKIATVIGGAMGYIIFFIIFLYGAMVMRSVTEEKINRIVEVIISSVKPTELMLGKIIGVGLVGLTQLAIWTIMIPIIFIVGIHIAGFNPEEIKAAADTLPNNNLNQAEEMSMIIHEIGNLNWLKIIFIFVLYFLGGYFVYAALFAAIGAAVGDDINDSQSLTILITIPIILAIYIMFQAIREPDSALALFASIFPLFSPIVMPALIPFDPPLWQIGLSLLTLILFAYFVVFIAGRIFRTGILMYGKKATIKEIMKWMFAKQ, encoded by the coding sequence ATGAATAAAATTAATCTTATTATTAACCGAGAATATTTGACTAGAGTTAAAAATAAAAAATTTATTTTAACAACGCTACTAACTCCTCTTGGTTTTTTATTGTTCTTTGTAGTAGTTGGTGTAATTTTTAGTTACGAAAGTAAAAAAAATTACCGTGTTGTGGTATCAGATCAAAGTACGGTTGAATTAACACTTCCTACAAATACTAAACGATTTGAGTTTAGTACTTCCAATGAACCTCTTGATTCATTAAAAGCAAAATTTCAAAGAAACGAATTGGATGCCATACTTGTATTGCCCAGATTCGCAGGTGCTGACGTTAAAAACTATACTGCATATTACTATTCAGATAAACCTTTAGATATTGAGATGGAATCTCGCCTAAATAAATATCTTGCGACAGGCATGAGAAATCATAAAATTAAAATTCTTAATTTAAATAATTCTGAACTTGACAAATTAGAAACGGAGATTACCATAGATCCTGAACCTATATCACCTGATGTCAGTGATAAATCATCATATACAAGTAAAATTGCAACTGTAATTGGCGGTGCAATGGGTTATATCATTTTTTTTATTATCTTTTTATATGGTGCAATGGTAATGCGCTCAGTTACTGAAGAAAAAATAAACCGTATCGTTGAAGTCATTATTTCATCTGTTAAACCTACAGAATTAATGCTTGGAAAAATCATTGGTGTAGGACTAGTTGGTCTTACTCAATTGGCGATATGGACGATTATGATACCCATCATATTTATTGTCGGTATTCATATAGCAGGATTTAATCCTGAGGAAATCAAGGCTGCTGCAGATACCTTACCAAACAACAATCTAAATCAGGCTGAAGAAATGTCAATGATAATACATGAAATTGGTAACCTAAATTGGTTAAAAATAATTTTCATTTTTGTTCTCTATTTCTTAGGTGGCTATTTTGTTTATGCAGCATTATTTGCAGCAATTGGTGCGGCTGTTGGGGATGATATAAATGATTCTCAGTCCTTAACCATACTCATAACCATTCCAATCATTCTTGCTATTTACATTATGTTTCAAGCCATTAGAGAACCAGATAGTGCATTGGCTTTATTCGCAAGTATTTTTCCATTGTTTTCACCCATTGTTATGCCAGCATTAATTCCTTTTGATCCACCTTTATGGCAAATTGGATTATCACTTTTAACACTGATTTTATTTGCCTATTTTGTTGTATTTATAGCAGGTAGAATATTCAGAACCGGAATTCTTATGTACGGTAAAAAAGCAACTATAAAAGAAATTATGAAGTGGATGTTCGCGAAACAATAA
- a CDS encoding ATP-binding cassette domain-containing protein encodes MNDLLQLTKINKEYSSVKAVDNVSFSVAGGSIFGLLGPNGAGKTSLIRIITGITHADSGQVLLNGLDTSVIKNPSIGYMPEERGLYKKMKVGEQLVYLCRLKGFSKIDAEAAVVYWMRKFEIESWWNKKIEELSKGMSQKIQFIATVVHKPSLIILDEPFSGLDPINSNLIKDEIIRLKNEGSSILFSTHRMEQVEEMCEEIVLMNKGKVVLNGHVNDIRNRFKENIYEIMTYEEIPESIYTSLKLNNHKARSIIIQLEENQKLNDILKYLIDQNIQIKSLRELLPTFNDIFIRTVNEVNYE; translated from the coding sequence ATGAATGATCTATTACAACTCACAAAAATTAATAAAGAATACTCATCTGTAAAAGCAGTGGATAATGTTAGCTTTTCAGTTGCGGGTGGATCAATATTTGGTTTATTAGGTCCAAATGGTGCTGGAAAAACTTCGCTCATCAGAATTATTACAGGCATCACCCATGCAGACTCAGGGCAAGTATTATTAAATGGCTTAGATACTTCTGTAATAAAAAATCCTTCGATTGGATATATGCCTGAAGAACGTGGTCTATATAAAAAAATGAAAGTAGGTGAACAACTGGTTTATTTATGCAGACTCAAAGGATTTTCAAAAATAGATGCTGAGGCTGCTGTCGTTTATTGGATGAGAAAATTTGAAATTGAATCCTGGTGGAACAAAAAAATAGAAGAACTATCCAAGGGTATGTCTCAAAAAATTCAATTCATCGCTACGGTTGTACATAAACCTTCATTAATTATTCTTGATGAACCTTTTTCCGGATTAGATCCCATTAATTCAAACTTAATAAAAGATGAAATCATTAGACTTAAAAATGAAGGATCCAGCATATTATTTTCTACTCACCGAATGGAACAAGTTGAAGAAATGTGTGAAGAAATCGTGTTAATGAATAAAGGAAAAGTGGTATTAAATGGCCACGTTAACGATATCCGGAATCGATTTAAAGAGAATATTTATGAAATTATGACTTATGAAGAAATTCCAGAATCAATTTATACATCACTGAAATTAAATAATCATAAAGCCAGATCTATAATAATTCAATTAGAAGAAAATCAAAAATTGAATGATATTTTAAAATACCTAATAGATCAAAATATACAAATCAAGTCACTACGGGAATTACTTCCCACTTTCAACGATATCTTTATTCGTACAGTAAATGAAGTGAATTATGAATAA